A stretch of Shimia isoporae DNA encodes these proteins:
- a CDS encoding ABC transporter substrate-binding protein, with translation MSRISRRSLLTSGAAAGVLAASGLALSAAPKPGGTLRAVLPGGSLQDSWDARTHSGLFMMAAAHGAVFDCLTEIGPDGALRGELAEGWEASPDARVWTFDLRKGVTFHNGKPFVADDVLETFSMHSRESGSAVWPLLASVSEIRKITPHQVQFELDAPNADFPYLLSDYHLVIYPAGYVELAMIGGIGTGMYRVEDFAPGEAFRASRVNGHYKDGKAGFFDDLEFLSESSEKGMRLLRDDATDTVAQISPIQAAQLADWRSGSLQRINGNAHVSLAVTTAGPEGSHLRRALQHGVDRRALLDDVLLSHGDIGRDTPVGPANQYFDAKLDPPAFDPDLARYHFKKSGLDRLEIMIDEKLPSSAGQIGKAVVAQMNELGLRSGVGEGAARVDSSSGRAIEDWTLSTYLTAGAPWNASKWSHPNFETMLLSARSELDTAKRRSRYEDLQQLLRDEGAITVPVFADHLAATSERIAMPTTIGRHWAMDNARFAERWWRA, from the coding sequence ATGTCCCGGATCAGCCGGCGTAGCCTTTTGACCAGCGGTGCAGCAGCCGGTGTGCTTGCGGCAAGTGGTCTTGCATTGTCTGCTGCACCAAAACCGGGTGGCACACTGCGAGCGGTTTTACCTGGCGGGTCATTGCAAGATAGTTGGGACGCGCGAACGCACTCCGGTCTTTTTATGATGGCGGCCGCCCATGGTGCGGTTTTTGATTGCCTCACCGAAATCGGGCCGGATGGCGCGTTGCGCGGAGAATTGGCCGAAGGCTGGGAAGCCAGTCCCGACGCACGGGTCTGGACCTTCGATCTTCGAAAAGGAGTGACTTTTCATAACGGCAAACCGTTCGTTGCCGACGATGTGTTGGAAACCTTTTCCATGCATAGTCGTGAAAGTGGCTCTGCCGTTTGGCCGCTGCTCGCCAGTGTGTCCGAAATTCGAAAGATCACACCGCATCAAGTACAATTCGAGCTTGATGCGCCGAACGCGGACTTTCCATATCTGCTCTCTGATTATCACTTGGTAATTTACCCGGCTGGTTATGTCGAACTTGCGATGATTGGCGGAATTGGCACAGGTATGTATCGGGTCGAAGATTTTGCGCCAGGAGAAGCGTTTCGGGCGTCGCGGGTGAACGGTCACTACAAGGACGGCAAAGCAGGTTTCTTTGACGATTTGGAGTTCTTGTCCGAGTCATCAGAAAAAGGAATGCGGCTGTTGCGTGATGACGCGACAGACACCGTCGCGCAGATCAGCCCAATTCAAGCAGCACAACTAGCGGATTGGCGTTCCGGTAGTCTGCAACGGATCAACGGCAACGCGCATGTTTCGTTAGCTGTAACTACCGCGGGTCCTGAGGGATCCCATCTGCGCCGAGCCCTGCAGCATGGAGTCGATCGTCGCGCTCTGCTTGATGATGTCTTGCTCAGTCATGGTGATATTGGACGCGACACCCCTGTCGGGCCGGCAAACCAATATTTTGACGCCAAACTAGACCCGCCAGCCTTCGATCCTGACCTTGCACGTTACCATTTCAAGAAGTCCGGACTTGATCGGCTTGAGATTATGATCGACGAAAAACTTCCGAGTTCAGCAGGCCAAATCGGAAAGGCTGTTGTTGCCCAAATGAACGAACTTGGTTTGCGTTCCGGCGTTGGCGAAGGGGCAGCGCGTGTTGACAGCAGCTCTGGTCGCGCGATTGAAGATTGGACGTTGTCGACGTATCTGACAGCAGGAGCGCCTTGGAATGCGTCTAAATGGTCGCATCCCAATTTCGAAACGATGTTGCTTTCTGCGCGATCCGAATTGGACACCGCGAAGCGAAGATCGAGGTACGAAGACCTACAGCAACTCCTTCGTGATGAAGGCGCAATTACGGTGCCAGTGTTTGCTGATCATCTCGCGGCCACAAGTGAACGAATTGCCATGCCAACGACCATTGGTCGTCATTGGGCAATGGACAATGCCAGATTTGCCGAGCGCTGGTGGCGGGCTTGA
- the rimP gene encoding ribosome maturation factor RimP: MSDLIAKAAIDRKLAEIVGPVIEDMGFELVRLRLMGGKTHTLQIMAERPEGGIEVDECAEISNAVSAVLDVEDPLVDSYVLEVGSPGIDRPLTRLKDFDTYEGYEAKLETSELIDGRKRFKGVLAGIEGSDVLINIEDQGETVTVGLQFDWLAEAKLVLTDDLIKEMLKARKDAGVLNEDQFDDIETDESNDESEE; this comes from the coding sequence ATGAGTGACCTGATTGCCAAAGCGGCAATTGACCGCAAACTTGCCGAGATTGTTGGCCCCGTTATCGAGGATATGGGATTCGAACTCGTGCGTTTGCGTTTGATGGGTGGCAAAACCCATACGCTGCAGATCATGGCCGAACGCCCTGAAGGCGGTATCGAAGTGGACGAGTGCGCAGAGATTTCCAACGCGGTCAGTGCCGTATTGGATGTCGAAGACCCGCTTGTCGACAGCTATGTGCTTGAAGTCGGTAGCCCCGGGATTGACCGCCCGCTGACCCGCCTAAAAGACTTTGACACCTATGAAGGTTACGAAGCGAAGCTGGAAACCAGTGAACTGATAGACGGCCGAAAACGGTTCAAAGGTGTGCTTGCTGGCATCGAAGGCAGCGACGTGCTGATCAATATCGAAGATCAGGGTGAAACAGTGACCGTGGGTCTGCAATTCGACTGGTTGGCAGAAGCCAAACTGGTTTTGACCGACGATCTTATCAAAGAAATGCTTAAAGCCCGCAAGGACGCGGGTGTTTTGAACGAAGACCAATTTGACGACATCGAGACCGACGAGTCCAACGACGAGTCTGAGGAGTAA